The Daucus carota subsp. sativus chromosome 7, DH1 v3.0, whole genome shotgun sequence genome window below encodes:
- the LOC108196325 gene encoding protein PAL OF QUIRKY, which produces MAGPDSLKFLCSYGGKILPRHPDGKLRYQGGHTRVLAVPRSISFSELMVKLGELCGTPVTLRCQLPTEDLDALVTITCTEDLKNLIEEYDVVSSLKIRAFLSLPKKPTSPSSSSSSSPKSTQAVAGNVDHKARFPATTCFRHIPKPVGYPVCFDKAAGKVPATASYYANGNPSARIYLIHNGNHWQ; this is translated from the exons ATGGCGGGCCCAGACTCTCTCAAGTTCCTCTGTAGTTACGGCGGCAAGATCCTCCCACGTCATCCCGACGGCAAGCTCCGTTATCAGGGCGGTCACACTCGCGTCCTCGCCGTCCCTCGCTCCATCTCATTCTCGG AGCTGATGGTAAAGCTAGGGGAATTATGCGGAACACCCGTGACGCTACGGTGTCAATTACCTACAGAAGATTTAGATGCATTAGTAACCATCACTTGTACGGAAGATCTGAAAAACCTGATCGAAGAGTACGACGTCGTTTCGTCTCTCAAGATCAGAGCCTTCCTTTCGCTCCCAAAGAAACCAACTTCACCTTCCTCCTCAAGCTCTTCCTCACCAAAATCGACTCAAGCTGTTGCCGGAAATGTCGATCACAAAGCTAGGTTTCCGGCGACGACATGCTTTCGTCACATCCCTAAGCCTGTCGGATATCCAGTTTGCTTCGACAAAGCTGCCGGAAAAGTCCCGGCGACGGCGTCGTATTACGCAAATGGAAATCCATCTGCTCGGATTTATTTGATTCATAATGGCAATCATTGGCAATAA
- the LOC135147879 gene encoding uncharacterized protein LOC135147879, whose product MQGVPFSSPCQNHQRLHDHYNESVDWMYARQPFVDLWDTRMERALASPPLMHGEGCIASYLPWFHRVTHRYIINPDYWPKEGALQGTQLSTQELANHILQDPISRAQRRPREWAPTKRRGWPPVTPVVPEEGTYYTHVGSSHLASISHSVGTEGAGTSETGGWSPFIQSSTYEANTSEGGAWPQWVNLPTYAAAGTSEAGYTVRLGDDEARDDEGPSQDHLAKSYVYRPDMSFLEDQHHTPPPFTQVPSFGSPTYRFGSPAVTFTPMMSTTGENFPHLYPLLLHMQGIVAPGRTQLCVHREQQHIRRRLRRCPSLRSHLSMSRDCSHLEQRRGRVEDVILEATSSGIRRSRLFLICTLFMFMYFYYAFCLSLCTFIRVERFMYFDYVYVLCTLFSHNVV is encoded by the exons ATGCAGGGCGTACCATTTTCCTCTCCCTGCCAAAATCATCAGCGGCTACACGACCACTACAACGAGTCCGTTGATTGGATGTACGCGAGGCAGCCATTCGTTGATCTTTGGGATACGCGTATGGAGCGTGCCCTCGCATCTCCTCCACTAATGCATGGCGAAGGTTGCATTGCCTCATACCTACCATGGTTCCACAGGGTCACACATCGATACATTATTAACCCCGACTACTGGCCAAAGGAGGGTGCCCTCCAGGGAACACAGCTTTCCACACAGGAACTG GCAAACCATATTTTACAGGATCCGATTTCTCGTGCACAGCGTCGACCTAGGGAATGGGCCCCTACCAAACGTAGGGGATGGCCACCAGTCACACCGGTAGTGCCCGAAGAGGGCACTTACTACACCCATGTAGGTAGTTCACACCTTGCAAGCATCTCACATTCTGTAGGTACTGAGGGAGCAGGTACTTCTGAGACTGGTGGATGGTCTCCATTCATTCAGTCTTCTACATATGAGGCAAATACTTCTGAGGGGGGTGCATGGCCCCAGTGGGTTAACCTCCCTACATATGCAGCAGCGGGTACTTCTGAGGCTGGTTATACGGTTAGATTAGGGGATGACGAGGCACGGGATGATGAGGGTCCGTCACAGGATCACTTGGCAAAGTCATATGTATATCGTCCTGACATGTCGTTCTTAGAGGACCAGCACCACACACCTCCTCCATTCACCCAGGTGCCATCCTTTGGGAGCCCTACTTACAGATTCGGGAGTCCAGCTGTCACGTTCACACCGATGATGTCCACCACCGGAGAGAATTTTCCACACCTTTACCCGCTTTTGCTTCATATGCAGGGTATAGTAGCCCCTGGGCGTACGCAACTGTGCGTCCACCGAGAGCAGCAGCACATCCGTCGGAGGTTGAGGAGGTGTCCGAGCCTGAGGAGCCATCTGAGCATGAGCAGAGACTGCAGCCACCTAGAGCAGCGAAGGGGAAGGGTCGAAGATGTCATACTGGAAGCCACTTCTTCGGGCATAAGAAGAAGTAGGCTTTTCCTCATATGTACTTTGTTTATGTTTATGTACTTTTATTATGCATTTTGTTTATCTTTATGTACTTTTATTCGGGTAGAACGGTTTATGTACTTTGATTATGTTTATGTATTATGTACTTTGTTCTCTCATAATGTTGTATAA